One genomic window of Salvelinus alpinus chromosome 9, SLU_Salpinus.1, whole genome shotgun sequence includes the following:
- the LOC139584019 gene encoding fibroblast growth factor 4B-like encodes MSVHASWLPVPLLVWGLVCTSVRTAPFAGRQTDTPERHWETLYSRSLARNPWEKREINRDGDYLTGIKRLRRLYCNVGIGFHIQVLPDGKITGIHNENRYSLLEISPVERGVVTLFGVRSGMFLAMNSKGKLYGSGHYNDECKFKENLLANNYNAYESAAHPGMYIGLSKTGKTKKGNRVTPAMTVTHFLPRI; translated from the exons ATGTCTGTCCACGCGTCCTGGTTACCAGTACCGCTGCTGGTGTGGGGACTAGTGTGTACCTCAGTGCGCACTGCCCCGTTCGCGGGTAGGCAGACCGACACTCCAGAGCGCCATTGGGAAACGCTCTACTCTCGCTCACTGGCTCGAAACCCATGGGAAAAAAGAGAAATCAACCGAGACGGTGACTATCTTACAGGCATCAAAAGACTTCGGCGTCTATACTGCAATGTCGGCATTGGGTTTCATATTCAAGTTTTACCAGACGGAAAGATAACTGGAATACATAACGAAAACAGATACA GTCTCCTTGAGATATCACCTGTGGAGAGAGGGGTTGTGACGCTCTTTGGCGTCCGAAGTGGTATGTTTCTGGCCATGAACAGCAAAGGgaagctgtatggatct GGTCATTACAATGATGAGTGCAAGTTCAAGGAGAATCTCTTGGCAAATAACTACAATGCTTATGAGTCAGCAGCTCACCCAGGGATGTATATTGGACTGAGTAAGACTGGCAAAACCAAAAAAGGAAATCGAGTTACACCAGCTATGACAGTGACACACTTCTTACCAAGGATCTGA